AGGCGGCTCATGCCGCCCACGAGCCTGTCCCACTCCGTGCGCAGTGACGAGAGCCGCGCCTTGCCGTCCTTGGTGATCGCGTAGTACTTGCGGGGCGCGTTTCGTCCCTGGGCTTCCCAGGACGCCGACACGAAGCCGGAGTCCTCGAGCCGGTGCAGGATCGGGTACACCGTCCCCTCCTTCACCTCCGGCGTGCCGCCGGTGATCTCATTGAGGGTCGACAGCAGGTCGTAGCCGTAGGTGGGGGCTCGCGAC
This DNA window, taken from Actinomycetota bacterium, encodes the following:
- a CDS encoding PadR family transcriptional regulator, coding for MIAPAQDEAARRELARGTVELAILALLSRAPTYGYDLLSTLNEITGGTPEVKEGTVYPILHRLEDSGFVSASWEAQGRNAPRKYYAITKDGKARLSSLRTEWDRLVGGMSRLLDGGKR